In a genomic window of Anas acuta chromosome 9, bAnaAcu1.1, whole genome shotgun sequence:
- the LOC137861201 gene encoding cytochrome P450 2J6-like isoform X4: MNFQLHRDLLMELAKTYGNIYTLWFGWAPVIILNGFQAVKDGMTTHPDDVSGRMVSPFFRAMAKGKGIILASGRSWKQQRRFGIMTLRSLGMGKKGLEYRVQEEASHLVDFFVSLKGRPVDPSFPLFHSISNVICALVFGYHFSDEDKTFHELISATENVFRFAGSFIYQLYEIFPWLMCRLPGPHKKALSCYDVLSSFARKEIRRHMERGMPDEPQDFIDFYLAEIEKSKDEDKPKYDEDNLVYVINDLFLGGSETSSTTLYWGLLYMVVYPDIQEKVQKELDAVLGPFQLICYEDRRKLPYTNAVVHEIQRFSNIVFVGMPRVCVRNTELLGFPVKKGTIVLPNIASVLYDPEHWETPREFNPGHFLDKEGNFKNREAFLPFSAGHRVCLGEHLARTELFIFFANLLRAFTFRLPEGVTKINTEPIFGATLQPHPYKVCAIPR, encoded by the exons ATGAACTTTCAGTTACATCGGGATCTTCTGATGgag CTGGCAAAAACTTATGGCAACATATACACCTTGTGGTTCGGGTGGGCACCAGTGATCATACTGAATGGATTTCAGGCAGTGAAGGATGGCATGACCACACACCCTGATGATGTTTCTGGAAGGATGGTATCTCCTTTCTTCAGAGCAATGGCCAAAGGAAAAG GTATTATACTGGCAAGCGGTCGCTCATGGAAGCAGCAGAGACGCTTTGGTATAATGACTCTACGCAGTctggggatggggaaaaaaggccTGGAGTATCGAGTGCAAGAGGAGGCCTCTCACCTGGTGGACTTCTTTGTTAGCCTAAAAG GAAGACCTGTGgatccttctttccctcttttccattctatttcaaatgtaatttgTGCTCTGGTTTTTGGATATCACTTCTCTGATGAGGACAAAACCTTCCATGAACTGATCAGTGCCACAGAGAACGTATTCAGATTTGCAGGCAGCTTCATTTATCAG CTGTACGAAATCTTCCCCTGGCTGATGTGCCGTCTCCCTGGTCCTCATAAGAAGGCATTGTCTTGCTATGATGTCCTCAGTTCTTTTGCAAGGAAGGAGATTAGAAGGCACATGGAGAGAGGGATGCCAGACGAACCGCAAGATTTCATTGACTTTTACCTGGCCGAGATAGAGAAA TCTAAAGATGAGGACAAGCCCAAGTATGACGAAGACAATTTGGTGTATGTTATAAATGACCTTTTCCTTGGTGGCTCAGAGACTTCAAGCACAACCTTGTACTGGGGACTGCTCTACATGGTGGTGTATCCAGACATCCAAG AGAAagtgcagaaggagctggatGCTGTTCTGGGTCCTTTCCAGTTAATTTGCTATGAGGATCGGAGAAAGCTGCCCTACACGAATGCTGTGGTTCATGAAATCCAGCGCTTCAGCAACATTGTCTTTGTCGGCATGCCCAGAGTGTGTGTGAGGAATACAGAACTGCTAGGTTTCCCTGTCAAAAAG GGCACCATTGTTTTGCCAAATATAGCATCTGTTCTGTATGATCCTGAGCACTGGGAGACACCTCGGGAGTTCAACCCTGGCCATTTCCTGGATAAAGaaggaaactttaaaaatcGAGAAGCCTTCTTACCATTCTCAGCAG ggcACCGAGTgtgtttgggggagcacctagCAAGGACCgagctcttcattttttttgccaaCCTGCTCCGGGCATTCACCTTCCGCCTTCCTGAGGGAGTGACAAAGATCAACACAGAGCCAATTTTTGGGGCCACGCTGCAGCCCCACCCATACAAGGTTTGTGCCATTCCACGCTAG
- the LOC137861201 gene encoding cytochrome P450 2J6-like isoform X6, with amino-acid sequence MTTHPDDVSGRMVSPFFRAMAKGKGIILASGRSWKQQRRFGIMTLRSLGMGKKGLEYRVQEEASHLVDFFVSLKGRPVDPSFPLFHSISNVICALVFGYHFSDEDKTFHELISATENVFRFAGSFIYQLYEIFPWLMCRLPGPHKKALSCYDVLSSFARKEIRRHMERGMPDEPQDFIDFYLAEIEKSKDEDKPKYDEDNLVYVINDLFLGGSETSSTTLYWGLLYMVVYPDIQEKVQKELDAVLGPFQLICYEDRRKLPYTNAVVHEIQRFSNIVFVGMPRVCVRNTELLGFPVKKGTIVLPNIASVLYDPEHWETPREFNPGHFLDKEGNFKNREAFLPFSAGHRVCLGEHLARTELFIFFANLLRAFTFRLPEGVTKINTEPIFGATLQPHPYKVCAIPR; translated from the exons ATGACCACACACCCTGATGATGTTTCTGGAAGGATGGTATCTCCTTTCTTCAGAGCAATGGCCAAAGGAAAAG GTATTATACTGGCAAGCGGTCGCTCATGGAAGCAGCAGAGACGCTTTGGTATAATGACTCTACGCAGTctggggatggggaaaaaaggccTGGAGTATCGAGTGCAAGAGGAGGCCTCTCACCTGGTGGACTTCTTTGTTAGCCTAAAAG GAAGACCTGTGgatccttctttccctcttttccattctatttcaaatgtaatttgTGCTCTGGTTTTTGGATATCACTTCTCTGATGAGGACAAAACCTTCCATGAACTGATCAGTGCCACAGAGAACGTATTCAGATTTGCAGGCAGCTTCATTTATCAG CTGTACGAAATCTTCCCCTGGCTGATGTGCCGTCTCCCTGGTCCTCATAAGAAGGCATTGTCTTGCTATGATGTCCTCAGTTCTTTTGCAAGGAAGGAGATTAGAAGGCACATGGAGAGAGGGATGCCAGACGAACCGCAAGATTTCATTGACTTTTACCTGGCCGAGATAGAGAAA TCTAAAGATGAGGACAAGCCCAAGTATGACGAAGACAATTTGGTGTATGTTATAAATGACCTTTTCCTTGGTGGCTCAGAGACTTCAAGCACAACCTTGTACTGGGGACTGCTCTACATGGTGGTGTATCCAGACATCCAAG AGAAagtgcagaaggagctggatGCTGTTCTGGGTCCTTTCCAGTTAATTTGCTATGAGGATCGGAGAAAGCTGCCCTACACGAATGCTGTGGTTCATGAAATCCAGCGCTTCAGCAACATTGTCTTTGTCGGCATGCCCAGAGTGTGTGTGAGGAATACAGAACTGCTAGGTTTCCCTGTCAAAAAG GGCACCATTGTTTTGCCAAATATAGCATCTGTTCTGTATGATCCTGAGCACTGGGAGACACCTCGGGAGTTCAACCCTGGCCATTTCCTGGATAAAGaaggaaactttaaaaatcGAGAAGCCTTCTTACCATTCTCAGCAG ggcACCGAGTgtgtttgggggagcacctagCAAGGACCgagctcttcattttttttgccaaCCTGCTCCGGGCATTCACCTTCCGCCTTCCTGAGGGAGTGACAAAGATCAACACAGAGCCAATTTTTGGGGCCACGCTGCAGCCCCACCCATACAAGGTTTGTGCCATTCCACGCTAG
- the LOC137861201 gene encoding cytochrome P450 2J6-like isoform X3 has translation MACQQFPPGPTPLPLLGNLVQMNFQLHRDLLMELAKTYGNIYTLWFGWAPVIILNGFQAVKDGMTTHPDDVSGRMVSPFFRAMAKGKGIILASGRSWKQQRRFGIMTLRSLGMGKKGLEYRVQEEASHLVDFFVSLKGRPVDPSFPLFHSISNVICALVFGYHFSDEDKTFHELISATENVFRFAGSFIYQLYEIFPWLMCRLPGPHKKALSCYDVLSSFARKEIRRHMERGMPDEPQDFIDFYLAEIEKSKDEDKPKYDEDNLVYVINDLFLGGSETSSTTLYWGLLYMVVYPDIQEKVQKELDAVLGPFQLICYEDRRKLPYTNAVVHEIQRFSNIVFVGMPRVCVRNTELLGFPVKKGTIVLPNIASVLYDPEHWETPREFNPGHFLDKEGNFKNREAFLPFSAGHRVCLGEHLARTELFIFFANLLRAFTFRLPEGVTKINTEPIFGATLQPHPYKVCAIPR, from the exons GCATGCCAGCAATTCCCTCCTGGACCAACTCCTCTCCCATTGCTTGGAAACTTGGTGCAAATGAACTTTCAGTTACATCGGGATCTTCTGATGgag CTGGCAAAAACTTATGGCAACATATACACCTTGTGGTTCGGGTGGGCACCAGTGATCATACTGAATGGATTTCAGGCAGTGAAGGATGGCATGACCACACACCCTGATGATGTTTCTGGAAGGATGGTATCTCCTTTCTTCAGAGCAATGGCCAAAGGAAAAG GTATTATACTGGCAAGCGGTCGCTCATGGAAGCAGCAGAGACGCTTTGGTATAATGACTCTACGCAGTctggggatggggaaaaaaggccTGGAGTATCGAGTGCAAGAGGAGGCCTCTCACCTGGTGGACTTCTTTGTTAGCCTAAAAG GAAGACCTGTGgatccttctttccctcttttccattctatttcaaatgtaatttgTGCTCTGGTTTTTGGATATCACTTCTCTGATGAGGACAAAACCTTCCATGAACTGATCAGTGCCACAGAGAACGTATTCAGATTTGCAGGCAGCTTCATTTATCAG CTGTACGAAATCTTCCCCTGGCTGATGTGCCGTCTCCCTGGTCCTCATAAGAAGGCATTGTCTTGCTATGATGTCCTCAGTTCTTTTGCAAGGAAGGAGATTAGAAGGCACATGGAGAGAGGGATGCCAGACGAACCGCAAGATTTCATTGACTTTTACCTGGCCGAGATAGAGAAA TCTAAAGATGAGGACAAGCCCAAGTATGACGAAGACAATTTGGTGTATGTTATAAATGACCTTTTCCTTGGTGGCTCAGAGACTTCAAGCACAACCTTGTACTGGGGACTGCTCTACATGGTGGTGTATCCAGACATCCAAG AGAAagtgcagaaggagctggatGCTGTTCTGGGTCCTTTCCAGTTAATTTGCTATGAGGATCGGAGAAAGCTGCCCTACACGAATGCTGTGGTTCATGAAATCCAGCGCTTCAGCAACATTGTCTTTGTCGGCATGCCCAGAGTGTGTGTGAGGAATACAGAACTGCTAGGTTTCCCTGTCAAAAAG GGCACCATTGTTTTGCCAAATATAGCATCTGTTCTGTATGATCCTGAGCACTGGGAGACACCTCGGGAGTTCAACCCTGGCCATTTCCTGGATAAAGaaggaaactttaaaaatcGAGAAGCCTTCTTACCATTCTCAGCAG ggcACCGAGTgtgtttgggggagcacctagCAAGGACCgagctcttcattttttttgccaaCCTGCTCCGGGCATTCACCTTCCGCCTTCCTGAGGGAGTGACAAAGATCAACACAGAGCCAATTTTTGGGGCCACGCTGCAGCCCCACCCATACAAGGTTTGTGCCATTCCACGCTAG
- the LOC137861201 gene encoding cytochrome P450 2J6-like isoform X1, whose amino-acid sequence MTRLRCNVCWEKFACDRTNDVLFSLEHVIEMSEEKTSGKRQACQQFPPGPTPLPLLGNLVQMNFQLHRDLLMELAKTYGNIYTLWFGWAPVIILNGFQAVKDGMTTHPDDVSGRMVSPFFRAMAKGKGIILASGRSWKQQRRFGIMTLRSLGMGKKGLEYRVQEEASHLVDFFVSLKGRPVDPSFPLFHSISNVICALVFGYHFSDEDKTFHELISATENVFRFAGSFIYQLYEIFPWLMCRLPGPHKKALSCYDVLSSFARKEIRRHMERGMPDEPQDFIDFYLAEIEKSKDEDKPKYDEDNLVYVINDLFLGGSETSSTTLYWGLLYMVVYPDIQEKVQKELDAVLGPFQLICYEDRRKLPYTNAVVHEIQRFSNIVFVGMPRVCVRNTELLGFPVKKGTIVLPNIASVLYDPEHWETPREFNPGHFLDKEGNFKNREAFLPFSAGHRVCLGEHLARTELFIFFANLLRAFTFRLPEGVTKINTEPIFGATLQPHPYKVCAIPR is encoded by the exons GCATGCCAGCAATTCCCTCCTGGACCAACTCCTCTCCCATTGCTTGGAAACTTGGTGCAAATGAACTTTCAGTTACATCGGGATCTTCTGATGgag CTGGCAAAAACTTATGGCAACATATACACCTTGTGGTTCGGGTGGGCACCAGTGATCATACTGAATGGATTTCAGGCAGTGAAGGATGGCATGACCACACACCCTGATGATGTTTCTGGAAGGATGGTATCTCCTTTCTTCAGAGCAATGGCCAAAGGAAAAG GTATTATACTGGCAAGCGGTCGCTCATGGAAGCAGCAGAGACGCTTTGGTATAATGACTCTACGCAGTctggggatggggaaaaaaggccTGGAGTATCGAGTGCAAGAGGAGGCCTCTCACCTGGTGGACTTCTTTGTTAGCCTAAAAG GAAGACCTGTGgatccttctttccctcttttccattctatttcaaatgtaatttgTGCTCTGGTTTTTGGATATCACTTCTCTGATGAGGACAAAACCTTCCATGAACTGATCAGTGCCACAGAGAACGTATTCAGATTTGCAGGCAGCTTCATTTATCAG CTGTACGAAATCTTCCCCTGGCTGATGTGCCGTCTCCCTGGTCCTCATAAGAAGGCATTGTCTTGCTATGATGTCCTCAGTTCTTTTGCAAGGAAGGAGATTAGAAGGCACATGGAGAGAGGGATGCCAGACGAACCGCAAGATTTCATTGACTTTTACCTGGCCGAGATAGAGAAA TCTAAAGATGAGGACAAGCCCAAGTATGACGAAGACAATTTGGTGTATGTTATAAATGACCTTTTCCTTGGTGGCTCAGAGACTTCAAGCACAACCTTGTACTGGGGACTGCTCTACATGGTGGTGTATCCAGACATCCAAG AGAAagtgcagaaggagctggatGCTGTTCTGGGTCCTTTCCAGTTAATTTGCTATGAGGATCGGAGAAAGCTGCCCTACACGAATGCTGTGGTTCATGAAATCCAGCGCTTCAGCAACATTGTCTTTGTCGGCATGCCCAGAGTGTGTGTGAGGAATACAGAACTGCTAGGTTTCCCTGTCAAAAAG GGCACCATTGTTTTGCCAAATATAGCATCTGTTCTGTATGATCCTGAGCACTGGGAGACACCTCGGGAGTTCAACCCTGGCCATTTCCTGGATAAAGaaggaaactttaaaaatcGAGAAGCCTTCTTACCATTCTCAGCAG ggcACCGAGTgtgtttgggggagcacctagCAAGGACCgagctcttcattttttttgccaaCCTGCTCCGGGCATTCACCTTCCGCCTTCCTGAGGGAGTGACAAAGATCAACACAGAGCCAATTTTTGGGGCCACGCTGCAGCCCCACCCATACAAGGTTTGTGCCATTCCACGCTAG
- the LOC137861201 gene encoding cytochrome P450 2J6-like isoform X5, which yields MLAKTYGNIYTLWFGWAPVIILNGFQAVKDGMTTHPDDVSGRMVSPFFRAMAKGKGIILASGRSWKQQRRFGIMTLRSLGMGKKGLEYRVQEEASHLVDFFVSLKGRPVDPSFPLFHSISNVICALVFGYHFSDEDKTFHELISATENVFRFAGSFIYQLYEIFPWLMCRLPGPHKKALSCYDVLSSFARKEIRRHMERGMPDEPQDFIDFYLAEIEKSKDEDKPKYDEDNLVYVINDLFLGGSETSSTTLYWGLLYMVVYPDIQEKVQKELDAVLGPFQLICYEDRRKLPYTNAVVHEIQRFSNIVFVGMPRVCVRNTELLGFPVKKGTIVLPNIASVLYDPEHWETPREFNPGHFLDKEGNFKNREAFLPFSAGHRVCLGEHLARTELFIFFANLLRAFTFRLPEGVTKINTEPIFGATLQPHPYKVCAIPR from the exons CTGGCAAAAACTTATGGCAACATATACACCTTGTGGTTCGGGTGGGCACCAGTGATCATACTGAATGGATTTCAGGCAGTGAAGGATGGCATGACCACACACCCTGATGATGTTTCTGGAAGGATGGTATCTCCTTTCTTCAGAGCAATGGCCAAAGGAAAAG GTATTATACTGGCAAGCGGTCGCTCATGGAAGCAGCAGAGACGCTTTGGTATAATGACTCTACGCAGTctggggatggggaaaaaaggccTGGAGTATCGAGTGCAAGAGGAGGCCTCTCACCTGGTGGACTTCTTTGTTAGCCTAAAAG GAAGACCTGTGgatccttctttccctcttttccattctatttcaaatgtaatttgTGCTCTGGTTTTTGGATATCACTTCTCTGATGAGGACAAAACCTTCCATGAACTGATCAGTGCCACAGAGAACGTATTCAGATTTGCAGGCAGCTTCATTTATCAG CTGTACGAAATCTTCCCCTGGCTGATGTGCCGTCTCCCTGGTCCTCATAAGAAGGCATTGTCTTGCTATGATGTCCTCAGTTCTTTTGCAAGGAAGGAGATTAGAAGGCACATGGAGAGAGGGATGCCAGACGAACCGCAAGATTTCATTGACTTTTACCTGGCCGAGATAGAGAAA TCTAAAGATGAGGACAAGCCCAAGTATGACGAAGACAATTTGGTGTATGTTATAAATGACCTTTTCCTTGGTGGCTCAGAGACTTCAAGCACAACCTTGTACTGGGGACTGCTCTACATGGTGGTGTATCCAGACATCCAAG AGAAagtgcagaaggagctggatGCTGTTCTGGGTCCTTTCCAGTTAATTTGCTATGAGGATCGGAGAAAGCTGCCCTACACGAATGCTGTGGTTCATGAAATCCAGCGCTTCAGCAACATTGTCTTTGTCGGCATGCCCAGAGTGTGTGTGAGGAATACAGAACTGCTAGGTTTCCCTGTCAAAAAG GGCACCATTGTTTTGCCAAATATAGCATCTGTTCTGTATGATCCTGAGCACTGGGAGACACCTCGGGAGTTCAACCCTGGCCATTTCCTGGATAAAGaaggaaactttaaaaatcGAGAAGCCTTCTTACCATTCTCAGCAG ggcACCGAGTgtgtttgggggagcacctagCAAGGACCgagctcttcattttttttgccaaCCTGCTCCGGGCATTCACCTTCCGCCTTCCTGAGGGAGTGACAAAGATCAACACAGAGCCAATTTTTGGGGCCACGCTGCAGCCCCACCCATACAAGGTTTGTGCCATTCCACGCTAG
- the LOC137861201 gene encoding cytochrome P450 2J6-like isoform X2: MTRLRCNVCWEKFACDRTNDVLFSLEHVIEMSEEKTSGKRQLAKTYGNIYTLWFGWAPVIILNGFQAVKDGMTTHPDDVSGRMVSPFFRAMAKGKGIILASGRSWKQQRRFGIMTLRSLGMGKKGLEYRVQEEASHLVDFFVSLKGRPVDPSFPLFHSISNVICALVFGYHFSDEDKTFHELISATENVFRFAGSFIYQLYEIFPWLMCRLPGPHKKALSCYDVLSSFARKEIRRHMERGMPDEPQDFIDFYLAEIEKSKDEDKPKYDEDNLVYVINDLFLGGSETSSTTLYWGLLYMVVYPDIQEKVQKELDAVLGPFQLICYEDRRKLPYTNAVVHEIQRFSNIVFVGMPRVCVRNTELLGFPVKKGTIVLPNIASVLYDPEHWETPREFNPGHFLDKEGNFKNREAFLPFSAGHRVCLGEHLARTELFIFFANLLRAFTFRLPEGVTKINTEPIFGATLQPHPYKVCAIPR, from the exons CTGGCAAAAACTTATGGCAACATATACACCTTGTGGTTCGGGTGGGCACCAGTGATCATACTGAATGGATTTCAGGCAGTGAAGGATGGCATGACCACACACCCTGATGATGTTTCTGGAAGGATGGTATCTCCTTTCTTCAGAGCAATGGCCAAAGGAAAAG GTATTATACTGGCAAGCGGTCGCTCATGGAAGCAGCAGAGACGCTTTGGTATAATGACTCTACGCAGTctggggatggggaaaaaaggccTGGAGTATCGAGTGCAAGAGGAGGCCTCTCACCTGGTGGACTTCTTTGTTAGCCTAAAAG GAAGACCTGTGgatccttctttccctcttttccattctatttcaaatgtaatttgTGCTCTGGTTTTTGGATATCACTTCTCTGATGAGGACAAAACCTTCCATGAACTGATCAGTGCCACAGAGAACGTATTCAGATTTGCAGGCAGCTTCATTTATCAG CTGTACGAAATCTTCCCCTGGCTGATGTGCCGTCTCCCTGGTCCTCATAAGAAGGCATTGTCTTGCTATGATGTCCTCAGTTCTTTTGCAAGGAAGGAGATTAGAAGGCACATGGAGAGAGGGATGCCAGACGAACCGCAAGATTTCATTGACTTTTACCTGGCCGAGATAGAGAAA TCTAAAGATGAGGACAAGCCCAAGTATGACGAAGACAATTTGGTGTATGTTATAAATGACCTTTTCCTTGGTGGCTCAGAGACTTCAAGCACAACCTTGTACTGGGGACTGCTCTACATGGTGGTGTATCCAGACATCCAAG AGAAagtgcagaaggagctggatGCTGTTCTGGGTCCTTTCCAGTTAATTTGCTATGAGGATCGGAGAAAGCTGCCCTACACGAATGCTGTGGTTCATGAAATCCAGCGCTTCAGCAACATTGTCTTTGTCGGCATGCCCAGAGTGTGTGTGAGGAATACAGAACTGCTAGGTTTCCCTGTCAAAAAG GGCACCATTGTTTTGCCAAATATAGCATCTGTTCTGTATGATCCTGAGCACTGGGAGACACCTCGGGAGTTCAACCCTGGCCATTTCCTGGATAAAGaaggaaactttaaaaatcGAGAAGCCTTCTTACCATTCTCAGCAG ggcACCGAGTgtgtttgggggagcacctagCAAGGACCgagctcttcattttttttgccaaCCTGCTCCGGGCATTCACCTTCCGCCTTCCTGAGGGAGTGACAAAGATCAACACAGAGCCAATTTTTGGGGCCACGCTGCAGCCCCACCCATACAAGGTTTGTGCCATTCCACGCTAG